In Rattus norvegicus strain BN/NHsdMcwi chromosome 1, GRCr8, whole genome shotgun sequence, a genomic segment contains:
- the Wtap gene encoding pre-mRNA-splicing regulator WTAP isoform X2 — protein sequence MAKCRMLIQENQELGRQLSQGRIAQLEAELALQKKYSEELKSSQDELNDFIIQLDEEVEGMQSTILVLQQQLKETRQQLAQYQQQQSQASAPSTSRTTSSEPVDQAEATSKDCSRLANGPSNGSSSRQRTSGSGFHREGSTPEDDFPSSSGNGNKASNSSEERTGRGSSYINPLSAGYESVDSPTGSENSLTHHSNDTDSSHDPQEEKAVSGKGNRTVGSRHVQNGLDSSVNVQGSIL from the exons ATGGCGAAGTGTCGAATGCTTATCCAGGAGAACCAAGAGCTTGGAAGGCAGCTGTCCCAGGGCCGTATTGCACAGCTTGAAGCCGAGTTGGCTTTACAGAAGAAATACAGTGAGGAGCTTAAAAGCAGTCAGGATG AACTGAATGACTTCATCATTCAACTTGACGAAGAAGTAGAGGGTATGCAGAGCACCATTCTAGTTCTTCAGCAACAGTTGAAGGAGACTCGACAGCAGTTGGCACAGTACCAGCAGCAGCAGTCTCAAGCTTCTGCTCCAAGTACCAGCAGGACTACATCTTCTGAACCTGTGGATCAGGCAGAGGCCACAAGCAAAGACTGCAGTCGTCTGGCAAATGGACCAAGTAATGGCAGCTCCTCCCGCCAGAGGACGTCTGGGTCTGGATTTCACAGGGAGGGGAGCACTCCTGAGGATgactttccttcttcttcagggAACGGTAATAAGGCCTCCAACAGCTCAGAGGAGAGAACTGGCAGAGGTAGTAGTTACATAAACCCACTCAGTGCGGGGTATGAAAGTGTAGACTCTCCCACGGGCAGTGAAAACTCTCTCACACATCACTCAAATGACACAGACTCCAGTCATGACCCTCAAGAGGAGAAAGCAGTGAGTGGGAAAGGTAATCGAACTGTGGGTTCCCGCCATGTTCAGAATGGCTTGGACTCAAGTGTAAATGTACAGGGTtcaattttgtaa
- the Wtap gene encoding pre-mRNA-splicing regulator WTAP isoform a (isoform a is encoded by transcript variant 1), producing the protein MTNEEPLPKKVRLSETDFKVMARDELILRWKQYEAYVQALEGKYTDLNSNDVTGLRESEEKLKQQQQESARRENILVMRLATKEQEMQECTTQIQYLKQVQQPSVAQLRSTMVDPAINLFFLKMKGELEQTKDKLEQAQNELSAWKFTPDSQTGKKLMAKCRMLIQENQELGRQLSQGRIAQLEAELALQKKYSEELKSSQDELNDFIIQLDEEVEGMQSTILVLQQQLKETRQQLAQYQQQQSQASAPSTSRTTSSEPVDQAEATSKDCSRLANGPSNGSSSRQRTSGSGFHREGSTPEDDFPSSSGNGNKASNSSEERTGRGSSYINPLSAGYESVDSPTGSENSLTHHSNDTDSSHDPQEEKAVSGKGNRTVGSRHVQNGLDSSVNVQGSIL; encoded by the exons ATGACCAACGAAGAACCTCTTCCTAAAAAG GTCCGACTGAGTGAAACAGACTTCAAAGTTATGGCACGGGATGAGTTAATTCTGAG ATGGAAACAATATGAAGCATATGTTCAAGCTTTGGAGGGAAAGTACACAGACCTTAATT CAAACGATGTGACTGGCTTAAGGGAATCTGAAGAAAAACTAAAGCAGCAACAGCAGGAATCTGCACGCAGGGAGAACATCCTTGTCATGCGGCTAGCAACCAAGGAACAGGAGATGCAAGAGTGCACC ACTCAAATCCAGTACCTCAAGCAAGTTCAGCAGCCGAGTGTAGCCCAACTGAGATCAACAATGGTAGACCCAGCGATCAACTTGTTTTTCCTAAAAATGAAAGGTGAACTGGAACAGACTAAAGACAAACTGGAACAAGCCCAAAATGAACTGAGTGCCTGGAAGTTTACGCCTGATAG CCAAACAGGCAAAAAATTAATGGCGAAGTGTCGAATGCTTATCCAGGAGAACCAAGAGCTTGGAAGGCAGCTGTCCCAGGGCCGTATTGCACAGCTTGAAGCCGAGTTGGCTTTACAGAAGAAATACAGTGAGGAGCTTAAAAGCAGTCAGGATG AACTGAATGACTTCATCATTCAACTTGACGAAGAAGTAGAGGGTATGCAGAGCACCATTCTAGTTCTTCAGCAACAGTTGAAGGAGACTCGACAGCAGTTGGCACAGTACCAGCAGCAGCAGTCTCAAGCTTCTGCTCCAAGTACCAGCAGGACTACATCTTCTGAACCTGTGGATCAGGCAGAGGCCACAAGCAAAGACTGCAGTCGTCTGGCAAATGGACCAAGTAATGGCAGCTCCTCCCGCCAGAGGACGTCTGGGTCTGGATTTCACAGGGAGGGGAGCACTCCTGAGGATgactttccttcttcttcagggAACGGTAATAAGGCCTCCAACAGCTCAGAGGAGAGAACTGGCAGAGGTAGTAGTTACATAAACCCACTCAGTGCGGGGTATGAAAGTGTAGACTCTCCCACGGGCAGTGAAAACTCTCTCACACATCACTCAAATGACACAGACTCCAGTCATGACCCTCAAGAGGAGAAAGCAGTGAGTGGGAAAGGTAATCGAACTGTGGGTTCCCGCCATGTTCAGAATGGCTTGGACTCAAGTGTAAATGTACAGGGTtcaattttgtaa
- the Wtap gene encoding pre-mRNA-splicing regulator WTAP isoform b (isoform b is encoded by transcript variant 2): MTNEEPLPKKVRLSETDFKVMARDELILRWKQYEAYVQALEGKYTDLNSNDVTGLRESEEKLKQQQQESARRENILVMRLATKEQEMQECTTQIQYLKQVQQPSVAQLRSTMVDPAINLFFLKMKGELEQTKDKLEQAQNELSAWKFTPDR, encoded by the exons ATGACCAACGAAGAACCTCTTCCTAAAAAG GTCCGACTGAGTGAAACAGACTTCAAAGTTATGGCACGGGATGAGTTAATTCTGAG ATGGAAACAATATGAAGCATATGTTCAAGCTTTGGAGGGAAAGTACACAGACCTTAATT CAAACGATGTGACTGGCTTAAGGGAATCTGAAGAAAAACTAAAGCAGCAACAGCAGGAATCTGCACGCAGGGAGAACATCCTTGTCATGCGGCTAGCAACCAAGGAACAGGAGATGCAAGAGTGCACC ACTCAAATCCAGTACCTCAAGCAAGTTCAGCAGCCGAGTGTAGCCCAACTGAGATCAACAATGGTAGACCCAGCGATCAACTTGTTTTTCCTAAAAATGAAAGGTGAACTGGAACAGACTAAAGACAAACTGGAACAAGCCCAAAATGAACTGAGTGCCTGGAAGTTTACGCCTGATAGGTAA
- the Wtap gene encoding pre-mRNA-splicing regulator WTAP isoform X3, producing MTNEEPLPKKVRLSETDFKVMARDELILRWKQYEAYVQALEGKYTDLNSNDVTGLRESEEKLKQQQQESARRENILVMRLATKEQEMQECTTQIQYLKQVQQPSVAQLRSTMVDPAINLFFLKMKGELEQTKDKLEQAQNELSAWKFTPDRGLMPSDYSEEEATSEKFPF from the exons ATGACCAACGAAGAACCTCTTCCTAAAAAG GTCCGACTGAGTGAAACAGACTTCAAAGTTATGGCACGGGATGAGTTAATTCTGAG ATGGAAACAATATGAAGCATATGTTCAAGCTTTGGAGGGAAAGTACACAGACCTTAATT CAAACGATGTGACTGGCTTAAGGGAATCTGAAGAAAAACTAAAGCAGCAACAGCAGGAATCTGCACGCAGGGAGAACATCCTTGTCATGCGGCTAGCAACCAAGGAACAGGAGATGCAAGAGTGCACC ACTCAAATCCAGTACCTCAAGCAAGTTCAGCAGCCGAGTGTAGCCCAACTGAGATCAACAATGGTAGACCCAGCGATCAACTTGTTTTTCCTAAAAATGAAAGGTGAACTGGAACAGACTAAAGACAAACTGGAACAAGCCCAAAATGAACTGAGTGCCTGGAAGTTTACGCCTGATAG AGGCCTGATGCCGTCGGACTATTCCGAAGAAGAGGCCACCTCCGAAAAATTCCCCTTCTAG